In Natrinema salaciae, the following are encoded in one genomic region:
- the aglJ gene encoding S-layer glycoprotein N-glycosyltransferase AglJ translates to MEDDAVRTGSSPRSDGGETIAVTEETAEISADDVCVLIPTLDEAATIGDVIEGFYEQGYTNVVVVDGDSTDETRDIARDHGAEVLVQSGSGKGQAVREALEYVTVPYVLMVDGDGTYDPADADKMVEPLSRGYEHVIGNRFADMDDDAMRALNGFGNRMINRAFGFVHGANYQDILSGYRAFTVDSFRRLSLDSDGFTIETELAVECVKHGVETTVVPISYSARPDESETNLHPIRDGGTILLTLYTLAKTNNPLFYFGSLGLGGIASGTFIAAYVLWEWVQYHQSHEVMAVASAAAIMLGVQLLMFGVLSDMLVTLHREQRRRLERIARESNDR, encoded by the coding sequence ATGGAAGACGACGCGGTTCGGACGGGCTCGAGTCCCCGCTCGGACGGCGGCGAGACCATCGCCGTGACCGAGGAAACCGCCGAGATCTCGGCCGACGACGTCTGCGTGCTCATCCCGACGCTCGACGAGGCGGCCACGATCGGCGACGTGATCGAGGGCTTCTACGAGCAGGGGTACACGAACGTCGTCGTCGTCGACGGCGACTCCACCGACGAGACCCGCGACATCGCCCGCGATCACGGTGCCGAGGTACTGGTCCAGTCCGGTTCCGGGAAGGGACAGGCTGTCCGCGAAGCGCTCGAGTACGTGACGGTGCCGTACGTGTTGATGGTCGACGGCGACGGCACCTACGATCCGGCCGACGCCGACAAGATGGTCGAGCCCCTCTCGCGGGGGTACGAGCACGTGATCGGGAATCGCTTCGCCGACATGGACGACGACGCGATGCGCGCGCTGAACGGCTTCGGCAACCGGATGATAAACCGCGCGTTCGGGTTCGTCCACGGGGCCAACTACCAGGACATCCTCTCGGGGTATCGGGCGTTTACCGTCGACTCGTTCAGACGGCTCTCGCTCGACTCCGACGGGTTCACGATCGAGACCGAACTCGCCGTCGAGTGCGTCAAACACGGGGTCGAGACCACGGTCGTCCCGATCAGTTACAGCGCCCGACCCGACGAGTCGGAGACGAACCTGCACCCGATCAGAGATGGCGGCACGATTCTCCTGACGCTGTACACCCTCGCCAAGACGAACAACCCGCTGTTTTACTTCGGAAGTCTCGGACTGGGGGGCATCGCCTCGGGGACGTTCATCGCGGCGTACGTCCTCTGGGAGTGGGTCCAGTACCACCAGAGCCACGAGGTCATGGCCGTCGCCTCGGCTGCCGCGATCATGCTGGGCGTCCAACTGCTCATGTTCGGCGTCCTCTCGGACATGCTCGTCACCCTCCACCGCGAGCAGCGCCGCCGACTCGAGCGGATCGCTCGAGAGTCGAACGACCGGTGA
- a CDS encoding FkbM family methyltransferase, which yields MSATTIGRVLSDGLEFTSRAISYGKRRFDVYAGRVRGKRTMSQNGTAVTFVTEGRSSDSLNYFHLAERTMLDAFLAELDDGDTVWDVGANLGFYSCFAAAHAETDVVAFEPVPVLCDRIRTNAFRNDLSVRVQQYALSDSEGSITMTEETLGSAHDGPLTATTKRGDAVADELGVPNVVKIDVEGAEPLVLDGLEETLRTDGCRAVFCEIHRPKASRTSVEDFGSSVDDVLETLTSAGFSITALADRENELHVMGTK from the coding sequence ATGTCTGCCACCACTATCGGACGGGTCCTCAGTGACGGGCTCGAGTTCACGTCTCGAGCGATTTCGTACGGCAAACGCCGGTTCGACGTGTACGCTGGACGCGTCCGAGGCAAGCGAACGATGAGTCAGAACGGGACCGCAGTCACCTTCGTGACCGAGGGCCGAAGTTCGGATTCGCTGAATTACTTTCACTTGGCCGAACGAACGATGCTCGACGCGTTCCTCGCCGAACTCGACGACGGGGATACCGTCTGGGACGTCGGCGCAAACCTCGGGTTTTACTCCTGCTTTGCGGCCGCCCACGCGGAGACGGACGTCGTCGCGTTCGAACCGGTCCCCGTGCTCTGCGACCGAATCCGGACGAACGCGTTCCGCAACGATCTCTCCGTTCGCGTCCAGCAGTACGCGCTGTCGGATTCCGAGGGATCGATCACGATGACCGAGGAGACGCTCGGATCCGCACACGACGGGCCACTCACTGCGACCACGAAGCGGGGCGATGCAGTCGCGGACGAGCTGGGGGTTCCGAACGTCGTCAAGATCGATGTCGAGGGGGCCGAACCGCTCGTGCTCGATGGACTGGAAGAAACGCTTCGCACGGACGGCTGCCGGGCCGTGTTCTGCGAGATCCATCGACCGAAAGCGTCGCGCACCTCGGTCGAAGACTTCGGGTCGAGCGTCGACGACGTCCTCGAGACGCTTACGTCCGCCGGCTTTTCGATTACTGCGCTAGCGGACCGGGAGAACGAACTCCACGTGATGGGAACGAAATAG
- a CDS encoding DUF5789 family protein: protein MGVRPPSSGDDEEPDSIEFGIAAVDAHLRDADLTFPVTKDDVRAELGHERIPYDVHGNDVALSEILADVPAEQFDSRQELLNALHQPFEEYRHTHSSGVVAQVRSLLPF, encoded by the coding sequence ATGGGAGTCCGGCCACCATCGAGCGGAGACGACGAGGAACCCGACAGTATCGAGTTCGGCATCGCTGCCGTCGACGCTCATCTCAGGGACGCTGATCTCACCTTTCCGGTCACGAAAGACGACGTCAGGGCCGAGCTCGGTCACGAACGCATCCCCTACGACGTCCACGGGAACGACGTGGCGCTGAGCGAGATACTCGCCGACGTCCCGGCGGAGCAGTTCGATTCCCGACAGGAGCTGTTGAACGCGCTTCACCAGCCCTTCGAGGAGTATCGACACACGCACTCGAGCGGCGTCGTCGCGCAGGTCCGCTCGCTGTTGCCGTTCTGA
- a CDS encoding ribbon-helix-helix domain-containing protein has protein sequence MTEYTTVSIPKDLADRVEETIDGTSFQSTSDLVRFLLRSIVIQHQKQGELTEAEFEEITEQLRGLGYLE, from the coding sequence ATGACCGAGTACACCACGGTCTCGATCCCGAAAGATCTCGCGGACCGCGTCGAGGAAACGATCGACGGGACGAGCTTCCAGAGCACGAGCGACCTCGTCCGGTTCCTGCTGCGCAGCATCGTCATCCAGCACCAGAAACAGGGCGAACTCACCGAAGCGGAGTTCGAAGAGATTACCGAGCAGCTTCGCGGACTCGGCTACCTCGAGTAG
- a CDS encoding metal-dependent hydrolase, producing the protein MIAVPDVLTHVLVGYVVGTLLSIRYERIRRAHVGLVMIGALSPDFVKIDLVFPSEFVGYVLGVPFAWGPLHTLGGTLVVAGLGSLLFAPEYRRDAIALVLLGAVSHHVLDLGLMTPTGYSYAAFWPFTEFRPPAGSLYMSTDRWPSLVAGLCAVVVRAAKRRFESASAAP; encoded by the coding sequence GTGATCGCGGTGCCTGACGTCCTCACCCACGTCCTCGTCGGCTACGTCGTCGGGACGCTCCTGTCGATCCGGTACGAGCGGATTCGGCGGGCACACGTCGGGCTCGTCATGATCGGCGCGCTCTCGCCCGATTTCGTGAAGATCGATCTCGTGTTCCCGTCGGAGTTCGTCGGCTACGTGCTCGGCGTTCCGTTCGCCTGGGGGCCGCTGCACACGCTCGGCGGGACGCTCGTCGTGGCGGGGCTCGGATCGCTCCTGTTCGCACCCGAGTACCGGCGGGACGCGATCGCGCTGGTCCTGCTCGGTGCCGTGTCACACCACGTTCTCGATCTGGGGCTGATGACGCCGACGGGGTACTCCTACGCCGCCTTCTGGCCGTTCACGGAGTTCCGTCCGCCGGCGGGCAGTCTCTACATGAGCACCGACCGCTGGCCGTCGCTCGTCGCCGGGCTGTGTGCGGTTGTCGTCCGGGCGGCCAAACGCCGATTCGAGTCGGCGTCCGCCGCGCCGTGA
- a CDS encoding VOC family protein, translated as MVTGLAWLALEAKYLEPAREFYEERLGLTVRERRADELVFAAGETDLLLRRPAGFPRGGLHTHYAFSIPEGEYDDWWDRLGDEYDLEEAQFGPARSLYLYDPDGNCVELGQQDVAGPGIDGIFEVVLEVEDLDRAREFYEDLGFATVDEGDDRTRVRLQGPMALELWEPHLGIADARGGVHVDLGFETDDPNAALEAVRDRVRAVDRESDGEVVVRDPDGHVLTFTSS; from the coding sequence ATGGTAACCGGGCTGGCCTGGCTGGCGCTCGAGGCCAAGTACCTCGAGCCGGCGAGGGAGTTCTACGAGGAACGGCTGGGACTGACCGTCCGCGAGCGGCGGGCGGACGAACTCGTCTTCGCGGCCGGCGAAACCGATCTCCTGCTCCGCCGGCCGGCCGGATTTCCGCGCGGCGGGCTCCACACCCACTACGCGTTCTCGATCCCCGAGGGCGAGTACGACGACTGGTGGGACCGACTCGGCGACGAGTACGACCTCGAGGAGGCGCAGTTCGGCCCCGCGCGGTCGCTGTACCTGTACGATCCCGACGGCAACTGCGTCGAACTCGGCCAGCAGGACGTGGCCGGACCCGGAATCGACGGGATCTTCGAAGTCGTTCTCGAGGTCGAGGACCTCGACCGCGCTCGGGAGTTCTACGAGGACCTCGGCTTCGCGACCGTCGACGAGGGCGACGACCGCACGCGCGTGCGGCTCCAGGGACCGATGGCGCTCGAGCTCTGGGAGCCCCACCTGGGCATCGCGGACGCCCGCGGCGGCGTCCACGTCGACCTCGGGTTCGAGACGGACGATCCGAATGCAGCGCTCGAGGCCGTTCGCGACCGCGTTCGAGCGGTCGACCGGGAATCGGACGGAGAAGTCGTGGTTCGCGATCCAGACGGACACGTCCTGACGTTCACGTCGTCGTGA
- the glmS gene encoding glutamine--fructose-6-phosphate transaminase (isomerizing) yields MCGIVGYVGGEPAGPIVYSGLENLDYRGYDSAGVALVEQDLTIAKRAGEVSELDVPDVPGATCGIGHTRWSTHGPPTDENAHPHTGQADDVAVVHNGIVENYDAIKAELTDAGHVFSSETDTEVIPHLLERELESGHDLLSGLERVVDRLEGSYAIAAVRAGSDRIVATRHESPLVVGHGDGESFLASDVTAFLDRTRDVTYLEDGDVVSLEGGSATVYRDGDVVDRDVETVEWDADAAEKGGYEHYMRKEIHEQPTSLRQTLSGRIDVERGDADLDVAFPQGYLESLQEIQLVACGTSYYASQYAARLLEEFADVRATVEIASEYSFDGGRDPWRTLVIAVTQSGETADTLGAIRRAGGAGARTLAVTNTLGSSVTRETEDSVFIRAGPEIGVAATKTFASQVTTLALLAVEIGRQRGSLAATDARAVLEDLRGLPGAVQQVLDEEDRVLEGAKRFADADAFFFVGRQFGYPVALEGALKLKEIAYDHAEGFAAGELKHGPLALITGDTPVLSVLTERSRPDETLNNVTEAQTREAPAIGVTDGTVETDSLDLELEVPDLGYVTPLVANVYFQLFAYHIADLQGRSIDKPRNLAKSVTVE; encoded by the coding sequence ATGTGTGGAATCGTCGGCTACGTCGGCGGCGAACCCGCCGGTCCGATCGTCTACAGCGGCCTCGAGAACCTCGACTATCGCGGCTACGACTCCGCCGGGGTCGCGCTCGTGGAACAGGATCTCACGATCGCGAAGCGCGCGGGCGAAGTGAGCGAACTGGACGTTCCCGACGTCCCGGGAGCCACCTGCGGGATCGGTCACACCCGCTGGTCGACACACGGGCCGCCGACGGACGAAAACGCGCATCCGCACACCGGGCAAGCCGATGACGTCGCGGTGGTCCACAACGGCATCGTCGAGAACTACGACGCGATCAAAGCCGAGTTGACCGACGCGGGTCACGTGTTCTCGAGCGAGACGGATACGGAAGTCATCCCACACCTCTTGGAGCGGGAACTCGAGAGCGGTCACGATCTGCTCTCCGGGCTCGAACGCGTCGTCGACAGGCTCGAGGGGAGCTACGCGATCGCCGCGGTGCGTGCGGGAAGCGATCGGATCGTCGCGACGCGCCACGAGAGCCCGCTGGTCGTCGGCCACGGTGACGGCGAGTCGTTCCTCGCGAGCGACGTCACGGCGTTTCTCGACCGGACGCGCGACGTGACGTATCTCGAGGACGGCGACGTCGTCTCGCTCGAGGGCGGGTCCGCGACGGTCTACCGCGACGGCGACGTCGTCGATCGCGACGTCGAGACCGTCGAGTGGGACGCCGACGCGGCGGAGAAGGGCGGCTACGAGCACTACATGCGCAAGGAGATCCACGAACAGCCCACGTCCCTCCGGCAGACGCTCTCGGGACGGATCGACGTCGAACGCGGCGACGCCGACCTCGACGTGGCGTTCCCGCAGGGCTACCTCGAGTCGCTCCAGGAGATCCAGCTCGTCGCCTGCGGGACGTCCTACTACGCGAGTCAGTACGCGGCGCGATTGCTCGAGGAGTTCGCCGACGTTCGCGCGACGGTGGAGATCGCCAGCGAGTACTCCTTCGACGGCGGCCGGGATCCCTGGCGGACGCTCGTCATCGCCGTGACCCAGAGCGGCGAGACGGCGGACACCCTCGGTGCGATTCGTCGCGCTGGCGGGGCGGGGGCTCGAACGCTCGCGGTGACGAACACGCTCGGGAGTTCGGTAACGCGCGAGACCGAAGACTCGGTGTTCATCCGCGCCGGCCCGGAGATCGGGGTCGCGGCGACCAAGACGTTCGCCTCGCAGGTGACGACGCTCGCGCTGTTAGCGGTCGAAATCGGCCGACAGCGCGGTTCGCTCGCAGCCACCGACGCCCGAGCGGTGCTCGAGGACCTCCGGGGGTTGCCGGGGGCCGTCCAGCAAGTGCTCGACGAGGAGGATCGCGTGCTCGAGGGGGCCAAACGGTTCGCCGACGCCGATGCCTTCTTCTTCGTGGGTCGGCAGTTCGGCTATCCGGTCGCGCTCGAAGGCGCGCTGAAGCTCAAGGAGATCGCCTACGATCACGCGGAGGGGTTCGCCGCGGGAGAGCTGAAACACGGTCCGCTGGCGCTGATCACCGGGGACACGCCGGTCCTGTCGGTGCTGACGGAGCGTTCGCGTCCGGACGAAACGCTGAACAACGTCACGGAAGCGCAGACGCGCGAGGCACCGGCGATCGGGGTCACGGACGGGACCGTCGAGACGGACTCGCTCGACCTCGAACTCGAGGTGCCCGACCTCGGATACGTGACGCCGCTCGTCGCGAACGTCTACTTCCAGCTGTTTGCCTATCACATCGCGGACCTGCAGGGGCGGTCGATCGACAAGCCGCGAAACCTCGCGAAGAGCGTTACTGTCGAGTGA
- a CDS encoding sugar phosphate nucleotidyltransferase, protein MQEENVSAVVLAAGEGRRLEPLTNRRPKPMVPVSNRPILEYVVSAIADAGLERIVLVVGYQQERIRNYFGDGDDWGIDIEYVVQENQLGTAHAIAQAESAVTGSFLVLNGDRLVEASLVEQVRDEVGTSDGPVMAVTRSDHASDYGVVSMDGERVTEISEKPREPITSEVINAGVYGFDESVFDAIRATPTEGGELAITATLERIAEKRSIRAVRYRGLWQDVSHLWDLLEINAAVIDEVDEDDSTLHHDAVASDTAIGDDVTLGRNATIGGGTAIGDNVTIEANAVLSNAVVFSDAVIEAGAVVRDAIVAGNARIGANATIAGGSTTVVVEGEVHEDVDLGGVVGDNATVGSGVTAAPGTVVGDGATVDHGVSVDGRIEPDAIVRRG, encoded by the coding sequence ATGCAAGAGGAGAACGTGTCAGCCGTCGTCCTCGCGGCCGGCGAGGGACGCCGGCTCGAGCCGCTGACCAATCGGCGGCCCAAGCCGATGGTTCCCGTCTCGAACCGCCCGATACTCGAGTACGTCGTCTCGGCGATCGCGGATGCGGGTCTCGAGCGGATCGTCCTGGTCGTCGGCTATCAGCAAGAGCGGATTCGGAACTACTTCGGCGATGGCGACGACTGGGGGATCGACATCGAGTACGTCGTCCAGGAGAACCAGCTCGGCACGGCGCACGCGATCGCGCAGGCCGAGTCGGCCGTCACGGGATCGTTCCTGGTTCTGAACGGCGACCGCCTCGTCGAGGCGTCGCTCGTCGAGCAGGTCCGGGACGAGGTCGGGACCAGCGACGGGCCGGTGATGGCGGTGACACGATCGGATCACGCAAGCGACTACGGGGTCGTTTCGATGGACGGCGAGCGCGTAACCGAAATCAGCGAGAAACCGCGGGAGCCGATCACGTCGGAAGTGATCAACGCCGGCGTCTACGGGTTCGACGAATCGGTCTTCGACGCGATCCGGGCGACGCCGACCGAGGGCGGCGAACTGGCGATCACGGCGACGCTCGAGCGGATCGCCGAGAAACGATCGATTCGAGCCGTCCGCTACCGCGGCCTCTGGCAGGACGTCTCGCACCTCTGGGACTTGCTCGAGATCAACGCGGCAGTGATCGACGAAGTCGACGAGGACGACTCGACGCTCCATCACGATGCCGTCGCAAGCGATACCGCGATCGGGGACGACGTAACGCTCGGTCGGAACGCGACGATCGGCGGCGGAACGGCCATCGGCGACAACGTGACGATCGAAGCCAACGCCGTGCTCTCGAACGCGGTCGTCTTCTCGGACGCGGTCATCGAAGCCGGTGCCGTCGTTCGCGACGCGATCGTCGCCGGCAACGCGCGGATCGGCGCGAACGCGACGATCGCGGGCGGATCGACCACGGTCGTCGTCGAGGGTGAAGTCCACGAGGACGTCGATCTCGGCGGTGTCGTCGGCGACAACGCGACCGTCGGCAGCGGCGTCACCGCCGCGCCCGGGACCGTCGTCGGCGACGGCGCGACCGTCGATCACGGCGTGAGCGTCGACGGACGGATCGAACCCGACGCGATCGTCAGGAGGGGATAA
- a CDS encoding MPN domain-containing protein gives MVYVTRALVDVLLDLASDADPDDVTTGVSVSPAGDLEGADGLPAETPVFTDFYLPDPGNSVNAVFGVDLSTPARQAQGRFVSHPVGELEVTRRDDLAEIVFVAVPPWTVEERSFAAFDRSGERHPLEIVDALPPGQSLTD, from the coding sequence GTGGTTTACGTAACTCGCGCGCTCGTCGACGTCCTGTTGGATCTGGCCAGCGACGCGGATCCGGACGACGTGACGACCGGCGTCTCCGTCAGCCCCGCCGGCGATCTCGAGGGCGCGGATGGCCTCCCGGCCGAGACGCCGGTCTTCACCGACTTCTATCTCCCCGATCCGGGCAACTCGGTCAACGCCGTCTTCGGCGTCGATCTCTCGACGCCCGCCCGGCAGGCACAGGGCCGGTTCGTCTCCCACCCCGTCGGCGAACTCGAGGTGACGCGACGGGACGATCTGGCCGAGATCGTCTTCGTCGCCGTCCCGCCGTGGACGGTCGAAGAGCGGTCGTTCGCCGCGTTCGACCGGAGCGGCGAGCGCCACCCCCTCGAGATCGTCGACGCCTTGCCGCCGGGGCAATCGCTGACAGACTGA